One genomic window of Fusarium fujikuroi IMI 58289 draft genome, chromosome FFUJ_chr01 includes the following:
- a CDS encoding related to oocyte membrane protein produces MPISPIITFKAGQCEVDASSKPYKVKPQPEPGYIYLYSEDDLVHFCWRKRSEPLDNPELDLIMVPGDGSFTPHEYTSSSEPTSKTNGRIFVLKFTSSSQRYLFWLQSKPQAEDGDPAYYSPRDRKIGEIVHQLLQGEEVDVAEEFSALRNNDSRPDDEDETMEDADTHRAPRGSGSGGAGPDATGGDVREEGEGSREGGADGARAASSSAPDADAAAAVKSFLDSLRGPSGLSGRQQQQTTDKAYPHLNHLLPTSITIPMVDSATEEFTDTLISLLPPAIIVLASGSTDSVDGKLEPSASAVEDAKASLSLDDKRTLLKKVLRSPQFNQALASLTMAIRDGGLPSIADALGVKVQDGGYLRGSGMPLGGGQAIEAFVDGVKKTVEDEKR; encoded by the exons ATGCCAATCTCACCAATTATCACCTTCAAAGCGGGCCAGTGCGAGGTTGAT GCCTCCTCTAAGCCTTACAAAGTGAAGCCGCAACCTGAGCCGGGCTATATCTACCTATACTCTGAAGATG ATCTCGTGCATTTTTGCTGGCGCAAGCGAAGCGAACCCCTCGACAACCCTGAACTTGACCTGATCATGGTCCCTGGCGATGGCAGCTTCACTCCTCACGAATACACATCGTCTTCCGAGCCCACCTCCAAGACCAACGGTCGTATCTTCGTCCTCAAGTTTACTTCTTCGTCCCAACGATATCTCTTCTGGCTTCAGTCAAAGCCTCAGGCCGAAGACGGAGATCCTGCCTACTACAGCCCCCGGGATCGCAAGATTGGCGAAATAGTCCATCAACTACTACAGGGTGAGGAGGTGGATGTAGCTGAGGAATTTTCAGCTCTCCGTAACAACGATAGCCGAcccgacgacgaggatgagacCATGGAGGACGCTGATACCCACCGTGCTCCTCGAGGAAGCGGCAGCGGAGGTGCAGGGCCCGACGCTACGGGTGGAGACGTTCGagaggagggcgagggctCACGAGAGGGCGGAGCTGATGGTGCTAGAGC ggcctcttcatctgccCCTGATGCCgatgctgctgccgctgtgAAGAGCTTTTTGGACAGCCTTCGAGGCCCGTCGGGGCTCTCTGGtagacagcagcagcaaaccACCGACAAGGCATACCCTCACCTCAACCACCTACTTCCCACTTCCATCACAATACCTATGGTTGACTCGGCCACGGAAGAGTTCACAGACACATTGATCAGCCTTCTCCCTCCTGCCATTATAGTCCTTGCAAGTGGCTCAACGGATTCTGTTGATGGGAAATTGGAGCCGTCAGCTTCGGCTGTGGAGGATGCCAAAGCCTCATTATCCCTGGACGACAAGCGGacgctgttgaagaaggttcTGAGAAGTCCCCAGTTCAATCAAGCCCTGGCAAGTCTCACAATGGCCATACGGGATGGTGGCTTGCCAAGCATTGCGGATGCTCTTGGTGTAAAGGTACAAGATGGAGGATACCTAAGAGGCAGCGGCATGCCTTTGGGTGGTGGCCAAGCTATTGAGGCATTCGTGGATGGCGTTAAGAAGACAGTcgaggacgagaagagaTGA